Proteins encoded together in one Electrophorus electricus isolate fEleEle1 chromosome 9, fEleEle1.pri, whole genome shotgun sequence window:
- the LOC118240055 gene encoding uncharacterized protein LOC118240055: MANVETLNEMAQLERSRFGRPPPRHGLKLLHWFANDCVTFDGNNNMVSQCDPEDEEYGFHYFENRYDRNGIKLLPDVNFPYYVVGNLNSEGSHELPGYVSEEYTGLKDDSNTDRIIVSLDDDWFDKVYITTHIDESNYDSDNTYRITKGLLKIISRLTLAEFLYKTGYQLSATMGTNPVAVDSNVVPANHPIPPRTQDYQIEIEDTPSAQSNNSTQRKSKGLWDFFSCTIL, encoded by the coding sequence ATGGCCAATGTGGAGACACTGAATGAAATGGCCCAGCTGGAGCGGTCGAGATTTGGCCGACCCCCACCAAGACACGGACTCAAACTGCTGCACTGGTTTGCCAATGATTGTGTAACTTTTGATGGAAACAATAATATGGTTTCACAGTGTGACCCAGAGGATGAGGAATATGGTTTCCACTATTTTGAGAACAGATATGACAGAAATGGCATAAAACTCCTGCCGGATGTGAACTTCCCCTACTATGTGGTGGGCAATCTCAATTCAGAAGGATCACATGAGCTGCCTGGTTATGTCTCTGAAGAGTACACTGGCCTCAAAGATGACAGTAACACAGACCGCATAATTGTCAGCCTCGACGATGACTGGTTCGATAAAGtttacatcaccacacacattGACGAGTCAAACTATGACTCAGATAACACCTATCGCATCACCAAGGGCCTACTCAAGATTATCAGTCGGCTGACCTTGGCTGAGTTTCTCTACAAGACAGGGTACCAACTGTCTGCCACCATGGGCACTAACCCTGTTGCCGTGGAttcaaatgttgtacctgcaaACCACCCAATCCCTCCAAGGACACAGGATTATCAGATTGAGATAGAAGACACACCTTCTGCACAGAGTAATAATTCTACACAAAGAAAGTCAAAGGGACTCTGGGACTTTTTTTCTTGTACAATACTTTAA
- the LOC113583880 gene encoding uncharacterized protein LOC113583880: MANVETLNEMAQLERSRFGRPPPRHGLKLLHWFANDCVTFDRNNDMVSQCDPEGEEYGFHYFGNRYDRNGIKLLPDVNFPYYVVGNLNSEGSHELPGYVSGEYTDLKDDSNTDRIIVSLDNDWFDKVYITTHTDESNYDPDNTYRITKGLLKIISRLSLDEFLCQTGYYNKPRNRITPMNIHHPSAPTCTDFFCVIIIIIIIIIIIIVYKLNV, encoded by the coding sequence ATGGCCAATGTGGAGACACTGAATGAAATGGCCCAGCTGGAGCGGTCGAGATTTGGCCGACCCCCACCAAGACACGGACTCAAACTGCTGCACTGGTTTGCCAATGATTGTGTAACTTTTGATAGAAACAATGATATGGTTTCACAGTGTGACCCCGAGGGCGAGGAATATGGTTTCCACTATTTTGGGAACAGATATGACAGAAATGGCATAAAACTCCTGCCAGATGTGAACTTCCCCTACTATGTGGTGGGCAATCTCAATTCAGAAGGATCACATGAGCTGCCTGGTTACGTCTCTGGAGAGTACACTGACCTCAAAGATGACAGTAACACAGACCGCATAATTGTCAGCCTCGACAATGACTGGTTCGATAAAGtttacatcaccacacacactgacgaGTCAAACTATGACCCAGATAACACCTATCGCATCACCAAGGGCCTACTCAAGATTATCAGTCGGCTGAGCTTGGACGAGTTTCTGTGTCAGACAGGGTATTATAACAAGCCGAGGAATAGAATCACACCAATGAACATTCATCACCCATCAGCACCAACTTGCACCGACTTTTTCtgcgttattattattattattattattatcattattattattgtctacAAATTGAATGTGTGA